In the Candidatus Paceibacterota bacterium genome, one interval contains:
- a CDS encoding glycosyltransferase family 39 protein, with product MANDKSKIFFWVFVIVISVVCFVSLFIFKPVVAGDGFSYVDTIKVIQGGNIPSDFVPNRMIANFYGLGLIILLSKIFGNVELGWILLNITLFFVSSIIFYKIIRTLFESDKTAFIASLFFATNYAVISFGLAYLMDIGGWAFYLLSLYLTLKYVQTGDRKMLLYSAVVIGFGGLFKEYAFLGVIPIAIVLAYENWPKFITIIKKGLVPALIVFVPAIPVYLVVYKKFGYTYATWLSSNQEHYVYAHKYIEYIKSLGSLYNFLAFLFIGGIFYFIYNRKELVADNRLRVFIISVSLSILPVFIWPAITQRILFITVPAAIVIASFMFKKWEKYWWVFILPLILYIVVNFNMNYVLSNFNLPF from the coding sequence ATGGCGAATGACAAAAGTAAAATATTCTTTTGGGTTTTTGTAATTGTAATTTCTGTTGTATGTTTTGTTTCTTTATTCATTTTTAAGCCGGTTGTTGCTGGTGACGGTTTTTCATATGTAGATACGATCAAGGTTATCCAAGGTGGAAATATTCCAAGTGATTTTGTTCCAAATAGGATGATAGCCAATTTTTATGGTCTTGGACTTATAATCTTGCTATCAAAAATATTTGGAAATGTTGAACTGGGTTGGATTCTTCTAAACATAACACTATTTTTTGTTTCTAGTATTATTTTTTATAAAATAATACGGACCCTCTTTGAAAGTGATAAAACAGCTTTTATTGCTTCACTTTTCTTTGCTACCAATTACGCCGTCATTTCGTTTGGTTTAGCTTATTTGATGGATATTGGAGGTTGGGCTTTCTACTTATTATCCCTCTATTTGACCCTAAAATACGTCCAGACTGGAGATAGAAAGATGTTGTTGTATTCTGCCGTTGTTATTGGTTTCGGAGGTTTATTCAAGGAATATGCCTTTTTGGGAGTTATACCTATTGCTATTGTATTAGCTTATGAAAATTGGCCAAAATTTATTACGATTATAAAAAAAGGATTAGTTCCAGCCTTGATAGTCTTTGTCCCTGCAATCCCAGTTTATTTGGTTGTTTATAAAAAATTTGGTTACACCTATGCTACGTGGCTCTCTTCTAACCAAGAGCATTACGTTTATGCTCATAAGTATATTGAATACATAAAAAGTCTTGGTTCTTTGTATAATTTTCTCGCTTTCTTGTTTATAGGTGGAATATTCTATTTTATTTATAATCGAAAGGAATTGGTGGCAGATAATAGACTTAGAGTTTTTATTATCTCTGTTTCTTTGTCTATACTCCCAGTCTTTATTTGGCCAGCTATAACTCAGAGGATATTATTTATTACCGTTCCAGCCGCTATTGTTATCGCTTCGTTTATGTTCAAAAAATGGGAAAAATATTGGTGGGTTTTCATATTGCCACTTATTTTGTATATTGTAGTTAACTTCAATATGAATTACGTCCTTTCCAATTTTAATCTACCGTTTTAA